The genomic stretch cgacgcgGAGCAGGAACACCGCAGGGAGGCGGTGGCCGTAGAGGACGAGTCCGACGACGAGGAGTTCGAGTGGGGCTAGAACGGGCCTagcccggaggagaaggcggcggagcagaggggttTAGTCGAGTCattcgagacgctcaagaaggCCAAGGATGTCGCCAATGAGGCGTTGCGACAGCGGCTACTGGAGGACGCGGTGGTCCACCGAGCTCTGATGGCCGCACGACGGATGGAGCGGCGGGCGACGGAGAAGCTAATGAGGAGGGAGGGAGGCAATGACAGGGCCGGGCCATCAACCGCCCTTAGGGTCGACAAGTAGTCTAGGACCTTTTCGTCCTTCTTGTTTTCCTTATGTACATTTTATGCATTTGAGCTATGAAAGAAATGTTGGAAAAACAATATGGGTCGCCCGCTGTGAGTAaatccagacgcaaacggacgcgcgctaaAAAAACCATATTCGTGTCTGTGGTTCGACGCAATATTTTAAACGCCCTAAATGCGTCGCCCAGCGGAGAGGCCGCCCTTATGCTTTGAGTCATATGAAAGTCCTGCTCGTgcgggaaattcaattcggctcccgggtgcgtatgctccctctaccaaaaaatcatattttgaaatgtcgaaaaatttggacaaaaaattctacatttacatctccataatatatgaatgtttgtcaagtttcacgaaaaaacaatattttttgtgTTCTATGTAAAAAggcgaaagtttatcttgtgaaaaacattatttttgtcactgaattttgtcttttttacacacgtcacatgataagttgattttttatgaaacgactttgtaagagcgtagcacaTAAAGATGTACGCgcggattttttgtttcaatttttttaaaatttaaaatatgtgtaagatgcatttcaaaatatagggagcatatgcacccatgttctaaAACACCACTCTGCCATCTTTTAAGCTACTACCCTGATATTCAAAATCCGTCTTTCTCGAAAAAAGAAAGAGACGACATCAATCTATGCGTATCGTTACTCGTGCCATCATCAATCTATGCGTATCGTTACTCGTGCCATCTTTTAAGCTACTACCCTGATGTTCAAAATCCGTCATTCTTGAAAAAAGAAAGAGACGACATCAATCTATCATTACTCCTGGGCTCTAGGCAGTCTGATGCGTTTCTGATCTCACAAAAGTTCCAAGGTGCAGACTTACTTCTGCAAGATTGTAAATTTAGTTTCTTTTATCTTACATACAAAAGTTCCAAGGTGCAGATTTACTTCTGGAAGAATAGCAAAACTAAAATGAGTGATTTATTCACAGTGACAGAACCCGAAGTCTTGAGCTTCAAAGGACTgggatgtttttgtttttgtgctTCTATAGCAATTTGGAAGGTATATATCCCGGAAGATAAAATAGTTCTAACAACACACAAAATTAGTTTCTAGATTGCACTGTAATTTTGGGATACACTGTAATTTGAAAAAGGCAAAAACCAAAACATCCCAAAACCACATGTTATAAAAACATCAAACATTCATCAAACAGTGTAGAGATCTATCCAGAACACGTGAAAAATCTCATGTACAGTAATAAACAGCAAACATTCGTCAGACAGGGTAAAGAACTAAAGATTCATCCAGAAAACGGCCACAAGACAGAAATCAAAGTTCAGATTGTATTTTGTATCCGTTACTGGGAACTTATTGCTCCGATTCTGCGAGCATAACCGGGCACCGGGAAAGTTTAGTACAGCACATTTTTGACAAAATTTAGGAACAGAGAAGCTCCTTCAATTCCCATCTAGTAGGGCTCCACTGGAGTACGGAAGTTGAGTCCAGCGTACACAGCAGCGGCACCAAGCTCCTCCTCGATCCTAAGAAGCTGCccagtttaaaaaaaaaaacagaagtcAGTAAAATGCGCCGGCGTATGTTGTCAAATAAACGCACCTTAATAAAACAAGAAAGGGCAACGAAAAAAATAGCAGTAAGATTGTATAAGTGAGTGGTAGCAAGTTTCCATACCTGGTTGTACTTGGCAAGACGTTCTGATCTGCAAGGTGCTCCGGTCTTGATCTGGCCCTGTAACAAAAGGGAgattgttccattagcttcaccaTTAAACTTTAGTTGCACTAATGACAATTCTTCCAAGAAAAAGTTGGAAACATACGGTGGATAACCCAACCGCCAAATCAGCAATGAATGTATCCTCAGTTTCACCACTGCAGCAAAGAGATAGCACTCGAATATTTCAGATAACAAAGAAAGGTAACAGTACAGGAATAAAAGATGGTGACTGAGAAGTGTACCTCCGGTGACTGGTCATCACACCCCAGCCAGCACGTTTTGACATTCTCACAGCCTCAATGCTCTCGGTCACAGATCCAATTTGGTTAACCTACATTGTAATGCGGATACACAATACTTGAGCTGACAAAGCTATCGGCTGCAACAAATTGAAGTTATCTCAAACCAGGCATACCTTGAGGAGAAGAGCATTGCATGACTTCTCTTCAATCGCCTTTGCAACCCTCTGCACGTAAGAGGGTAATAAACTACGTAAATCACCTAGGCAAATGAAAagataaagacaatgtattacatTGAAGAGAGTACATACAGTTGGGTTTGTGACAAGGAGGTCATCTCCGACAATCTGCACTTGCTCTCCAATTTCCGCAGTCATCTTAGCATAGTGAACCCAGTCATCCTGATCAAATGGGTCCTCAATGGAGACAATTGGGTATTCATCAACAAATGACTTGTACACATTCTTCAGGCTATCTCCAGATATCTTCTGGGAGCCATCATTGTTCTGCAACAAGCAACAGAATAACCATAAGTTGGCCATCAAAATAAACTTAACAATTCAAACTGACAATCAGACATtacatcttccttgaagttcagATCATAGGTTTTGTCCTTTTCACCGTAGAACTCTGAAGCAGCAACATCCATTCCAATGACAACCTAGCGTAGCATATGTAATGTCTCAGTAAAAGGCGTCAATAATCATTAAATCAACTTGGACATGATGTAATGCAACAAACCTTGCCAGTATACCCAGCCTTTTCAATAGCCACCTTCAAGAGCTCAAGACCCTCCTTGTTCTCCTATAGTTTAACAAAAGGCCAAGGAATTAAGAAGTACTCCAAAAAGATGTTTTGTTGACCATTATGCATCTCAAACTGTACGGTTATGGCTTTAAAAACAAATAAATTTCTAGTATCATAGAGATAATTATGGCCTTTATCAAGAAGAAACAAATAAGACAAATTCCTGACTAACTGGTGTGCCACAGCAATTACCATATATTCAGAGATAGCAAAAATTGAACAGGAAGAAAAAAGCAATACGAATTTCTGACTAACTTTTGAGCCATTTCAAAGGATTATCTCATGTTGTACGGGCGTAAGCCAAAGATATAAAGGACAAACCTGAATGTTAGGAGCAAAACCACCTTCATCACCAACATTAGTAGCATCTTGACCATACTTCTTCTTGATAACGGACTGAACCAAACAGTAAATGTGTAAACTATTAGACATTGCAAAACTACCAGCTAGAAAGTGAAAAGTGCAATTGAAGAATCACCTTCAAGTTGTGATACACTTCAACACCCATCTTCATGGCCTCCTTGAAGGATGAAGCTCCAGTAGGAAGGATCATGAATTCCTGTAGAAGCATAGAGAGCAAAAGTTACAGGCCACTGAAGTCATACGATAAGAGCTATATGTAAATTTAGATTTGGGGCCCTGCCTGCATAGCAAGCTTGTTTCCAGCATGCGATCCACCGTTGATGACATTGAATGCAGGCACAGGCAGAACCAGATGCTTGTTACCAGCAAGGTTGGCGATGTGCTGCAGTTTACAAGACACATATAAATCCACAGTGATAGGCATAATAACAATTCAGTGATAAGCAGAACAAGCATAGCGAAATGTACCTGGTACAGTGGAATCTTCTTGACAGAAGCTCCTGCTTTGCATACAGCAAGTGACACAGCCAGGATAGCATTAGCACCAAGCTGAATTTCAAGAGAATCAAGTCATCAGGTGGCAATTAGCGAAATGCAATGGTTGTACTTTTCCTCTCAACACTATAACCACCAGCATGTACACCAATACCGAAATATACCTTTTGCTTGCACCAGCCCCACTCATTCTTGGTTCCGTCAAGTTCATGAACCATGAAGTTGTCAAGCAGAGTCTGTTCTGTGGGATCCTACAAAGCAAATAGAACGTGCCAAAACTATTAAGTTAATACTGTATATGtatgcagagaaaacaataagtTAATACTGAAGTATGCACATAATCAGTTTAACGAAGGAACAAGGAGGCAAACCTTGCCAATCAATGCTGGTCCAATAATGGAGTTCACATTGTCCACAGCCTGTTACAGGGACAACTTTAAGAGTTAACTTATGGAGCAACCACAGCTTAAAGTTATAAGAGATGACATGCTACAAAGTATTATAGAACACGCTAAATCAAGACAAACCTTTTGCACACCCTTGCCCAAGTAATCTTTGCCTCCATCCCTCAACTCCAAAGCTTCGTAGACACCTATTATACAGGAAAGAACAGCCCAAGTTTAATTTCACAGCAAGGGTAGACATAGACATTAGTGATTTACATAAAAAAAACAGGATCAATCCTCCAAATCCGAATGGGAAACTAAATCTCAATGAATGAAAATGAACATGCAGAAGCCACGAGGCTAGAAGAGATTCTTCAGCTTCCTACACAGATACACTAGAAGAGATTCTTCAGCTTCCTACACAGATACACTAGAATCCTTGTAAATGGGAAGACGCCAATTCAGCTTAGTGCATAATCGATGAACCAAAATCCATGACATCACTACATAGCTTTTTGTTAAAATAGGGACATATTGTATTGTGCGCTACAAACTACAAATTCACAACATATTGACTAAAATGCATTGATAGTAGCAAGGTCACAGCCACAACAGAAAAAGAAAGCACGCTGGTAACTGAGAGACCTACCAGTTGATGCACCGCTGGGCACAGCAGCCCTCGCAAATGTTCCATCAGAGCAGCACACATCAACCTGGCAGTACAAGGAAAGGGTTCACACTTAGCTATAGGAAGAATAGGCAAGCTGGAAGCATTAATAATTGACAAATTTGACGGACTGGAACATAGGCGCAAACTACTACCGCATCACGAGACAAAATTCCCACTAGTGCGAAACTAAACAACGAGATAACAGAGATCAGATCGTAACAAGCAGCAGATCAGCTACAAACGATCCAGTCACCTCGCTACAGCGGAAAAAAAATCAGCAAGGAGAACAGAAAAGCTAAATAGATCGTACGGCTAATCGAGTAAACGCGTAGCCACGAAATGATCAGATCTACTGGAACCCGTAAAACTCCTAAACCCTATCCGTAACCAGGATTACAGCCAAAAGCGGAGTAAGCACAGAAACGAACAAATCAGAGCACAATCCACCAACCCAAGGCCAAATCGGAGCTACGCAGTTACAGATCGCACCGTCCAGAGGCGCTAGGAGTGGTTGGTCGTGTCGCACATTACTAGATATATAAACCCTACAGAGGAAGGCACTCGAAATCGGGGCTCGAGCTCCAGATCTCGCTGTATAACGACACCTTAGATGATGAGGATGGAGCGGAGTTGGGCGGTGCGCGTACCTCGACGGTGGGGTTGCCACGGCTGTCGAAGATCTGGCGAGCCTTGACGCTCTGGatggtcgccgccatggccggggAAAGTGATGGATCTAGAAGATGTTTTTGGGCGGAGAGCGAGCTGGGAATTTGCGGAGGTTTTGAGGAGGGGGAGCGGGGCCGCTTTTATGGTGCGACGCAGCGGGTGGGCGTAGCCAGCCTTCGCTGACGGAGGAAAGGAGGGGGCTCACATGACTTGGCATCTACTGCGTTTCCTATTGTTTTTTCCTTCGATCGCATCGGCGGCACTATTTTGTTTGGACAATAAGTAATGATTTTCTTCGAGAGGAAGAAAAGGGGAAATTGGCATCGCGaagcttttattttcttttctttcgatCGCTCGTCGACAATACTGTTGGATGGGAATGGCAAATGGAATCTGTATTACACAGATGGCATATTCGCTGGCGAGGCAGCCGCCGCAGTTCTTTCCGAAACCATGGTCGGCCCGCGGGAATGCGTGGTTGTCGATGGGCTTCGACGCGCGTTTCAACGGGCTGTGCTCCACATGGTTCAGACTAGGCTGTAAAGGTTTAGAAGGTGCTTAGGCCCACTTCTTTTAGCTTAGGCATGAGCCGGCTGATGGGTTTGGTGGAGAAACTATGTGGGAAAAAGTTCTTACAAACGGTTTTTTGGGCTTCAGCTTTGGTGGCGTCGTCAAGGTGTGTTCATATCTTTCTTGCTCGCTTGGAGCTGGTTGTTGTCTGTGGATGAAAGCCTCGATTTGGTGCATGATCAGCACGATGGCGGCATCCTCGATGTCGTATCTCCGTTGGGAGCATCGTGCTATAAAACAAGTTTTGGAGGTCCTATGTTGCATTCTTTCGATACTCACCAATGTCCACGGTTGATCTTGAGGGGCGCTATTGCAAGCCATGGCTAGTCCAAGACGAGGCATTCTCGGGCTGACCTAGTTATGACATCGATCTCCTTGAGATGGTATGTTGACAAGGATAGTTCTTACGGAGCTATAGTTCTTTGGATGCGTCCAGTGGCGGTCGAGACGCGGCTTTGTTGTTTAGCTTAGCACATGCTCTTTCATGTTGTTGTTGCTTTGTATGTGGTGGATGTCTTTGGACTACCGGTGTGAAGTTTGTGTTACCCTTGTTGCCGTAGTGAGGTGTCGCTCTAAGTCTCGCACCTCTACCTTTGGCGTACTCTCAAAAAAAATTTGGTCTTCTAAAAATCTGTGTTATTTTTTTCTTGAGTTGTGTAATGTTAATGCTCGTAATGGTCCTAGATTTGATATGTGCTCTACATAAGTGATGATACCATACATATGATAGTTTTTAGCAGAACATGAGATATAAATGAATTGATAAAAATACTAAAATTCAAATGATAGTAAAAAACATAGTGTCGCATACAATTCATTACGtgccaaaataaaataaatgtcTTGGTGATTCGAAATTACAGTAACAATAACTTCTCGACCTAccaaactttcaacaatgttagTTTGAAGTGCAGCCATGATGTCATCATCAAAAGTGTAAGAGGGCCCAATGATAAAAGATGCATTATCCTCATGGAGATATGTGCCTCCCTCTATCATGTCGAAATGGTCATCATATAGCTTGTTATCACAAGGCGTCAGAGGATCGCAATGTGATATAGAAAGCAGAATGCACCACTATACATCTTGTGAACACCAAATGCTCTTTCACATAATTGCATAAAGATGAGTGGCGATTCTTGAATTTCTCCTGCATGTTCCGCGGAGGTGCCCCTTGaaagttgatgacccacaagtatagggggtgtatcgtagtactttcgataaataagagtgtcgaagccaacgaggagcagaaggtgttgacaagcggtttcgatgaaggattcacttgtaaatgctcacggacaagtattcgggggttttgatatagcggacgaataaagtacaagtaagtaaagtgcaagagaaataattgcagcgagtggcccaatcttttttagcacaaaggacaagccaggtttgtttacttataatgaccaaacgttcttgaggacacacgggaatttagtctagtgctttcgctttatatatctgattaatcttcattgttttgataagtgttgtgtgggtgaacctatgctaatgcaccgcccttcctaggactaatacatacttgtgattataccccttgcaagcatccgcaaatacaagaaagtaattaagataaatctaaccacggccttaaactacgagatcctgctatccctcctgcatcgatataccaacgggggtttaggtttacgtcactccggcaacccgcaattagcaaacgaatacaagatgtattcccctaggcccataaatggtgaagtatcatgtagtcgacgttcacatgacaccactagaagaataacaccacaacttaaatatcataacattgaatactaaccaacataattcactactaacatttagacttcacccatgtcctcaagaactaaacgaactactcacgagacatcatatggaacatgatcagaggtgatatgatgatgaataacaatctgaacataaatcttggttcaatggtttcactcaatagcatcaataacaagtagaaatcaatacgggagagtttcccctatcaaacaatcaagatccaaccctaattgttacggcggtgacgaggtgcagcggtggagatggcggtgatgatgatgaagatgatggtgatgatgatggagatgatgtccagctcgatgacggtgacgatggcgtcgatttccccctcgggagggaatttccccggcggatttcagctgctgggagagctcttttctctcggtgtttttCCGCCCGCGAGGCGAGCTGTgaatcttcgcgactatcctgctggagcttaggttttcgggacgaagaagtacgcgaaggagaggaggccggagagggggctgtgggccccctccccacaaggcgccgcggcgaggcctgggccgcgccggcctatggggggcccatggcggccctcctcggctcctccttttggctacctccgtcttccggaaaaataggattttcggtATAATTCCCGTcggttgttgatcttccgaaatattgcattcgacggtgctttttccgacgagaatcccgactccggtgcacgattctccaataatcatgaaacatgcaaaatagatgaaataacataagtatcatccctaaatatgaaatatatcaatgaataacagtaaattatgatataaaatagtgatgcaaaatggacgtatcaaaagTCCATAATATGGTATCGCTACTCTTTAAATGGGGCGAGATAACCGAGTTTTGTTTGGATATTTAAAGTCAACAAGATAGTATTTTCATGCAAGTAGCAAAAATATCATAACTTAACTAAAATATTTGTGCTACATATGCAATATGATTACAATGAGGAGTGTGTGTGGATAATTGGGGAATCTAGACCGAGCATTAGTCTATACACGTGTATCGTGAACAAACCCATGCCATCCGGGAACAACAAATGTGATACTCATGTCAAAACCGGATATTGCCGGGACATTCCGAGCTTCTATAACCTTTCTGTCGAGTCTACTTTATCATGTCACCTTAACAATTATGATATGAATGTGTGTTCCATCAATTGCTCCAATAGCATCCTTGATATTGGGATAGAATGTAGGTTTTCTAAGTTTGCCATGAACTTGGGTGAAAATAG from Lolium rigidum isolate FL_2022 chromosome 4, APGP_CSIRO_Lrig_0.1, whole genome shotgun sequence encodes the following:
- the LOC124706356 gene encoding enolase → MAATIQSVKARQIFDSRGNPTVEVDVCCSDGTFARAAVPSGASTGVYEALELRDGGKDYLGKGVQKAVDNVNSIIGPALIGKDPTEQTLLDNFMVHELDGTKNEWGWCKQKLGANAILAVSLAVCKAGASVKKIPLYQHIANLAGNKHLVLPVPAFNVINGGSHAGNKLAMQEFMILPTGASSFKEAMKMGVEVYHNLKSVIKKKYGQDATNVGDEGGFAPNIQENKEGLELLKVAIEKAGYTGKVVIGMDVAASEFYGEKDKTYDLNFKEDNNDGSQKISGDSLKNVYKSFVDEYPIVSIEDPFDQDDWVHYAKMTAEIGEQVQIVGDDLLVTNPTRVAKAIEEKSCNALLLKVNQIGSVTESIEAVRMSKRAGWGVMTSHRSGETEDTFIADLAVGLSTGQIKTGAPCRSERLAKYNQLLRIEEELGAAAVYAGLNFRTPVEPY